Below is a window of Acidobacteriota bacterium DNA.
GATGGAGAAGGATCCGCATCTCGTTGTCGAGGCCTGCATGACTTCGGGGTATTCGATGAAGGCCGACGCGGTCTACATCTATATCCGCGGCGAATTCGTCGAGGCCACGCTCACGCTGGAGAAGGCCGTGCGAGAGGCCTACGCCAAGGGCTACTGCGGCAAGAACATCCTCGGCAGCGGCTGGGACTGCGAGCTGGTGGTCCATCGCGGAGCCGGCGCCTACATCTGTGGCGAGGAGACGTCCTTGATGACGTCGCTCGAGGGCAACCGTGGTTACCCGCGGATCAAGCCCCCGTTCCCCGCCCAGTCCGGCGTATGGGGAAAGCCGACGACCATCAACAACGTAGAGACGATGGCCTGTGTGCCGTTCATCATCGAGCGCGGCGCCGACTGGTTCAAGAGCATCGGCCCCAACGAGAAGAACACCGGACCGAAGCTGTACTGCCTTAGCGGTCACGTGAAGCGACCCGGCGTCTACGAGGCCGACATGGGCCTCCCGCTGATGGAGCTGATCAACAATCTCGGTGGCGGGATGTTGCGTGACGATCAACCGCTGAAGGCGTGTATTCCAGGTGGCTCATCGGTGCCGGTGCTGCGCGCCGAAGAGTGCGAGGTCAATCTGGACTTCGATTCCCTGGCGGCACTCGGAACGGGTCTCGGCTCTGCCGGGATCATGGTGATGGACCAATCGACCTGCATGGTCAAGGCTCTCCATCGCATCTCGTATTTCTATGCGCATGAGTCTTGCGGCCAATGCACCCCTTGTCGCGAAGGCTGCGGCTGGCTGAAACGAATCCTTGCAAGGATCGAGGCCGGCGAGGGTCGCAACGAGGATCTCGACCTGCTGGTCAGTATTGCCGACAACATCGAGGGGCAGACGATCTGTGCTCTGGGTGATGCGGCGGCGTGGCCAGTGCAATCGTTCGTCAAGAAGTTCCGCGACGAGTTCCAGGCCCACGTGGATGCAGGGCGATGCACGTTCGGCAAGACGCCACAGGCCGTGGGCTGAGGAAGACGGATGTTGAAATTCACCATCGACGGCGAAGAGCTGGAAGTCGCTCCGGGAACCACGATCCTCGAGGCCGCTCTCAGTCGCGGACGTGAAGTCCCGCACTACTGCTACCACCCGGGTCTCAGCATCTCGGGCAACTGCCGCATGTGTCTGGTGGAGGTAGAGAAGATGCCGAAGCTGGTGATCGCCTGTGCGACACCGGTTGCCGACAACATGGTGGTCCACACCCAGAACGATCGGGTGAAGGCCGCGCAGGCGTCGATCATGGAGTTCCTCCTGGTCAACCACCCCCTCGATTGCCCGATCTGCGATCAGGCCGGGGAGTGTCGACTTCAAGAGTACGCGGTCGA
It encodes the following:
- the nuoF gene encoding NADH-quinone oxidoreductase subunit NuoF; translated protein: MEKDPHLVVEACMTSGYSMKADAVYIYIRGEFVEATLTLEKAVREAYAKGYCGKNILGSGWDCELVVHRGAGAYICGEETSLMTSLEGNRGYPRIKPPFPAQSGVWGKPTTINNVETMACVPFIIERGADWFKSIGPNEKNTGPKLYCLSGHVKRPGVYEADMGLPLMELINNLGGGMLRDDQPLKACIPGGSSVPVLRAEECEVNLDFDSLAALGTGLGSAGIMVMDQSTCMVKALHRISYFYAHESCGQCTPCREGCGWLKRILARIEAGEGRNEDLDLLVSIADNIEGQTICALGDAAAWPVQSFVKKFRDEFQAHVDAGRCTFGKTPQAVG